One window from the genome of [Mycobacterium] stephanolepidis encodes:
- a CDS encoding LysR family transcriptional regulator, whose amino-acid sequence MPLPPGTPDLDVLDLLVSVAETGSLGAAARMHGISQPAASMRMRALERRLRLVLLERGPTGSRLTEAGLAVVGHAAPVLAAAREFVAGVAALHSGHTPRLVVAASRTIADHRIPLWLTALRARHADVPVSLEVGNTQQVCELVRAGSATLGFIEGPHAPAGLAGEVLGADELVIVVGQGHKWARRRKPVTLRELATTPLLMREPGSGTRDTVWEVLSQVCQPAAPAAELGSAAAIKAAAATGLAPAVISRLIAAPELSAGTLVEVTLADGTDFTRQFRAVWRPGSAPTGPARALVDLASSDA is encoded by the coding sequence ATGCCTCTTCCTCCGGGCACGCCCGACCTCGACGTGCTGGACCTATTGGTGTCCGTTGCCGAGACGGGCAGCCTCGGGGCGGCGGCGCGCATGCACGGCATCTCCCAGCCCGCGGCCAGCATGCGAATGCGGGCACTGGAGCGCCGTCTGCGGCTGGTGCTGCTGGAACGAGGCCCCACCGGATCACGGCTGACCGAAGCCGGACTTGCGGTGGTCGGCCACGCCGCCCCCGTCCTGGCGGCGGCGCGAGAGTTCGTTGCGGGTGTGGCGGCTCTGCATTCCGGTCACACGCCACGTCTGGTGGTCGCTGCCTCGCGAACCATCGCCGATCACCGGATACCGCTGTGGCTCACGGCACTTCGTGCACGGCATGCCGACGTCCCGGTGTCCCTTGAGGTCGGCAACACCCAGCAGGTGTGCGAACTGGTGCGGGCCGGAAGTGCGACCCTGGGATTCATCGAGGGTCCGCACGCACCGGCAGGCCTGGCCGGGGAAGTGCTGGGCGCTGACGAGCTGGTCATCGTGGTGGGGCAGGGACACAAGTGGGCGCGGCGTCGGAAGCCGGTGACGCTGCGTGAACTCGCCACCACCCCGCTGCTCATGCGCGAGCCGGGTTCGGGAACCCGCGACACCGTCTGGGAGGTGCTCAGCCAGGTGTGCCAGCCGGCGGCACCGGCGGCGGAGTTGGGCTCGGCGGCCGCGATCAAAGCAGCCGCGGCAACGGGATTGGCACCCGCGGTGATCAGCCGTCTCATCGCGGCACCCGAACTGTCGGCGGGGACGCTGGTCGAGGTGACCCTCGCCGACGGCACCGACTTCACACGCCAGTTCCGGGCGGTGTGGCGACCGGGATCTGCGCCGACAGGACCCGCACGCGCGTTGGTGGACCTTGCGTCGTCCGACGCCTAG